From a single Capsicum annuum cultivar UCD-10X-F1 chromosome 12, UCD10Xv1.1, whole genome shotgun sequence genomic region:
- the LOC107851583 gene encoding WD repeat-containing protein YMR102C, whose translation MKTMQVEEVFFDSADYLEEPGSLKRNSGYDLWLMEPDSVNRRRENFLNEMGFVGFDCVRSVASDESDSMGLKRIVESSEAVCSSGSEEELLCNERESSGNANSLTDELDQTWFDDVADVSSDCAAGSPDRERTCFDATSDHTDCKDSILKKQKINKWWKQFSLKMRKSQSTHDVSKTSKIFSEKQKVTPMDVQLNRKKINEFSAVFGGQEISAHSGLIWTMKFSPDGKYLASAGEDGVVRIWLVTVDSSCESPNFNFSSHRMKGKHGHKKKKSCYTPVIVPEKAFKIEESPLHEFHGHTAGILELAWSSSNCVLSSSKDKTVRLWQVGLDGCQGVFHHKNYVTCVQFNPVNENIFISGSIDGKVRIWGVPGKRVMEWADVHDIVTAIAYQPNGEGFIVGCISGTCRFYELKGSVLSPNSQVHLHSRKKSSGSRITGIQFFEQDSRRVMITSEDSKIHILDGVEIVHKYKGLSKSGSHASATFSSTGKHIISVGEDSRVYLWDNDDISIQRSKHTKSIRSCEHFLSEGISIAIPWSGQATTAGDLENFGSPLTGEHQEASSRTWDSRRFSVGNWFSMDVSFRGSVTWPEEMLLPYDTPCVEIDEHLCTFNDDHLHQEQQHNKNLNYKALSAAWGLVIVTAGWDGKIRTFHNYGLPVRV comes from the exons atgaaaacaatgcaAGTAGAAGAAGTCTTCTTTGATTCTGCTGACTATTTAGAGGAACCAGGTTCTTTGAAAAGGAATTCGGGGTATGATTTATGGTTGATGGAGCCAGATAGTGTGAACAGACGACGAGAGAATTTTTTGAATGAAATGGGATTTGTTGGATTTGACTGTGTACGCAGTGTAGCCAGTGATGAATCTGATTCAATGGGGCTGAAGAGGATTGTGGAAAGCAGTGAAGCAGTTTGTAGTTCTGGGTCGGAGGAAGAGTTGTTGTGTAACGAAAGGGAGTCTAGTGGTAATGCAAATTCATTGACCGATGAATTAGATCAGACATGGTTTGATGATGTGGCTGACGTTTCAAGTGATTGCGCTGCCGGTTCTCCTGATCGAGAACGTACTTGTTTTGATGCCACTTCCGACCACACAGACTGTAAGGATAGTATCTTGAAAAAACAGAAAATAAATAAGTGGTGGAAACAATTTAGCCTAAAGATGAGGAAAAGTCAATCTACTCATGATGTATCTAAGACGTCTAAGATATTCTCTGAAAAGCAGAAGGTAACTCCAATGGACGTGCAACTTAacaggaaaaaaattaatgagttCAGTGCTGTTTTTGGTGGACAAGAAATCAGTGCTCACAGTGGCCTGATTTGGACAATGAAGTTTAGTCCTGATGGGAAATATCTGGCTAGTGCCGGTGAAGATGGGGTTGTCCGGATATGGCTGGTAACAGTTGATTCGTCATGTGAATCACCCAACTTCAATTTCAGCAGTCACCGCATGAAAGGCAAACATGGGCATAAGAAGAAAAAGTCTTGTTATACCCCTGTTATTGTTCCTGAGAAGGCATTCAAAATTGAAGAGTCACCGCTCCATGAGTTTCACGGTCATACTGCTGGCATTTTGGAGCTTGCTTGGTCCTCGTCTAAC TGTGTTCTATCATCATCCAAAGATAAAACTGTTCGTCTATGGCAAGTTGGTTTGGATGGATGTCAAGGAGTTTTCCATCACAAAAACTATG TGACATGCGTCCAGTTCAATCCTGTTAATGAGAACATCTTCATCAGTGGCTCCATAGATGGAAAAGTTCGTATTTGGGGAGTTCCAGGAAAGCGAGTTATGGAATGGGCTGATGTGCATGATATTGTGACTGCCATAGCTTATCAGCCAAATGGCGAA GGCTTTATAGTTGGTTGTATTTCTGGTACTTGCCGCTTCTATGAACTAAAGG GAAGTGTGCTTTCCCCGAACTCGCAAGTACATCTTCATAGTAGGAAGAAATCCTCTGGTAGCAGAATCACCGGCATTCAG TTTTTCGAACAGGACTCCCGTAGAGTTATGATAACATCAGAGGAttccaaaatacatattcttgatGGGGTCGAGATTGTGCATAAATATAAAG GTCTATCGAAATCAGGAAGCCATGCGTCTGCTACATTTAGCTCAACTGGAAAACACATAATATCAGTTGGGGAGGACTCACGTGTTTATCTATGGGACAATGATGACATAAGCATCCAAAGATCGAAACATACAAAATCTATACGATCCTGTGAGCATTTCCTCTCTGAAGGCATTTCTATTGCAATACCATGGTCAGGGCAGGCAACAACAGCAGGGGATTTAGAAAATTTTGGAAGTCCACTAACAGGTGAACATCAAGAGGCTTCTTCTAGGACTTGGGATTCAAGACGATTTTCTGTAGGAAATTGGTTTTCTATGGATGTGTCATTTAGGGGCTCCGTAACATGGCCAGAAGAAATGCTTCTTCCATATGATACACCGTGTGTTGAAATTGATGAACACCTATGTACTTTTAATGATGATCATCTTCATCAGGAGCAGCAGCATAACAAGAACCTTAACTACAAAGCATTATCAGCAGCATGGGGCCTTGTCATTGTGACTGCTGGTTGGGATGGAAAGATTCGGACATTCCACAACTATGGATTGCCGGTCCGGGTTTAA